In Spinacia oleracea cultivar Varoflay chromosome 5, BTI_SOV_V1, whole genome shotgun sequence, a single window of DNA contains:
- the LOC110804251 gene encoding uncharacterized protein isoform X1, producing the protein MAADGYLDDYPTKTRVSSLEETTINQTFLSKQLQSFEALANKKQFLWTEPYRFGLKAWKERENPVPAPVEQQKSIETFVGGGEAERVDLSRGNVGKKRKGSMSTDDDFRGHGHAVVLVGWEPGNKFVYLNSRSADWGVEANLKDRKPKKRGRERKSIASTCTKLKEASKGFSTVTAEGLHFVYCPQLLKWW; encoded by the exons ATGGCAGCGGACGGATACTTAGACGATTATCCTACCAAAACTAGAGTGTCGTCTCTCGAAGAAACTACAATTAATCAGACTTTTCTGAGTAAACAATTGCAATCATTTGAAGCTTTGGCAAACAAAAAGCAATTCTTATGGACTGAACCCTACCGTTTTGGACTGAAGGCatggaaggagagagaaaacccgGTTCCCGCACCAGTCGAGCAACAAAAAA GTATTGAAACATTTGTTGGAGGGGGTGAAGCTGAAAGAGTCGATCTCAGTCGAGGTAATGttgggaagaaaagaaaaggtagCATGTCAACTGATGATGACTTCCGGGGTCATGGCCACGCTGTTGTTCTGGTTGGTTGGGAGCCTGGAAAcaaatttgtttatttgaattctAGGTCAGCAGATTGGGGAGTTGAAGCTAATTTGAAGGATAGAAAGCCAAAGAAGAGGGGAAGAGAGCGAAAATCAATTGCAAGTACATGTACTAAGTTGAAGGAAGCCAGCAAAGGATTTAGTACAGTAACAGCAGAAGGATTACACTTTGTATATTGCCCCCAACTACTGAAGTGGTGGTGA
- the LOC110804251 gene encoding uncharacterized protein isoform X2 produces MEWFPLSGEEFDNTIHEAKKEVNVHGLHWVYGIDPRSVGAADQIKRAIIHYGGVLGEMPMTSEFDVSGIETFVGGGEAERVDLSRGNVGKKRKGSMSTDDDFRGHGHAVVLVGWEPGNKFVYLNSRSADWGVEANLKDRKPKKRGRERKSIASTCTKLKEASKGFSTVTAEGLHFVYCPQLLKWW; encoded by the coding sequence ATGGAGTGGTTTCCACTTTCCGGTGAAGAGTTTGATAATACCATTCACGAAGCTAAGAAAGAAGTAAACGTTCATGGTTTACATTGGGTCTATGGGATAGATCCCAGGTCTGTAGGTGCTGCTGATCAGATAAAACGAGCCATAATTCATTATGGCGGAGTTTTAGGAGAGATGCCAATGACCAGTGAATTTGATGTATCAGGTATTGAAACATTTGTTGGAGGGGGTGAAGCTGAAAGAGTCGATCTCAGTCGAGGTAATGttgggaagaaaagaaaaggtagCATGTCAACTGATGATGACTTCCGGGGTCATGGCCACGCTGTTGTTCTGGTTGGTTGGGAGCCTGGAAAcaaatttgtttatttgaattctAGGTCAGCAGATTGGGGAGTTGAAGCTAATTTGAAGGATAGAAAGCCAAAGAAGAGGGGAAGAGAGCGAAAATCAATTGCAAGTACATGTACTAAGTTGAAGGAAGCCAGCAAAGGATTTAGTACAGTAACAGCAGAAGGATTACACTTTGTATATTGCCCCCAACTACTGAAGTGGTGGTGA